CAGCAGCGCGACCTGCTCGTCGCCGCCCAGACGCAGGCCAGCGACGCCGCCCGGGAGCAGACCAAGGCCGAGCAGGACGTCGACCAGGTCCGCCAGCGCGCGGCCCGCGACCAGGCGCGACTGGACTCCGGCGCGGGCATCTCGGCCCGGGACCTGGCGAACCTGCAGAGCGAGGTCGTCTCCCTCGCCAAGCGTCAGGGCGACCTGGAGGACGTGGTCCTGGAGGTCATGGAACGCCTGGAGGCCGCGCAGGCGCGCGTCACCGAGCTGACCGAGCGGGTCTCCGGCCTGGAGGCCAAGCTCGCGGACGCCACCGCGCGCCGCGACGCCGCCACCGCCGAACTCGACGCCGAGGCCGCGGGCATCACCAAGGACCGCGAGGTCATCGTCGCCTCCATGCCGCAGGCGCTGATGGCGCTGTACGAGAAGATCCGCGTCAAGCAGGGCGGCGTGGGCGCCGCGCGCCTGTACCAGCGCCGCTGCGAGGGCTGCCGCCTGGAGCTCGACATGGCCGAGGTCAACGAGATCAAGGCCGCCGCCCGCGACCAGGTCGTACGCCACGACAACTGCGGCCGCATCCTGGTCCGTACGGCGGACTCGGGGATCTGATGCCGAGGCTCGTCCGGTTCGTCGTGGAGGCGGACGGCGGATCCCGGGGCAACCCGGGGCCCGCCGGCTACGGCGCGGTGGTCCTCGACCCGGCCACGGGCGAGACGTTGGCCGAGCGCGCCGAGTACATCGGCGTCGCGACGAACAACGTGGCCGAGTACAAGGGGCTGATCGCCGGGCTGAAAGCCGCCCGCGAGCTGGCCCCCGACGCGCTGGTCCTCGTACGCATGGACTCCAAGCTCGTCGTCGAGCAGATGTCGGGCCGCTGGAAGATCAAGCACCCGGACATGAAGCCGCTGGCCACCGAGGCGGCGGCGATCCTGCCACGCGCGCAGGTGACGTACGAGTGGATCCCGCGGGAGCGCAACAAGCACGCGGACCGGCTCGCCAACGAGGCCATGGACGCGGGCCGCAACGGCCGGCAGTGGGAGCCGTCGGCCTCCTCCGCCGCCCTGGACCACTCGGTGGCGCGCGCCCTGGCGACCCCGCCGCCGTCGGGCCCTCCCGGCGACGCCACGGCAGGGGCGGCCGCGGTCCGCGCGGCCCTCGCCGCCCCATCCGTTACGCCGGCACCCGCCGCGGGGGCCGAGCAGGCGGCGGACACCCTGTTCGCGGAGCCCGGCCCCGCCACGCCGGCGCCGGCGCCGGGATGGGGTCCCGACCTGGGTACCCCGGCCACCTTCGTGCTGCTGCGCCACGGCGAGACGGCGCTGACCCCGCAGAAGCGCTTCTCCGGCAGCGGCGGCTCCGACCCCGAACTGTCCCCGGCCGGCCGCCGCCAGGCCGCCGCGGTGGCGGGGGCGCTGGCCGCGCGGGGCACCGTGGAGGCCGTCGTCAGCTCCCCGCTGCGCCGCTGCCGGGAGACCGCGCAGGCGGTGGCGGACCGGCTCGGACTGCCGGTCGTCATCGAAGAGGGCCTGCGCGAAACGGACTTCGGTGCGTGGGAGGGCCTGACCTTCGCCGAGGTGGGGGAGCGCTTCCCGGACGACCTCCAGGCATGGCTGGACTCCCCGAAGGCGGCCCCCTCGGGCGGTGGCGAGAGCTTCACCGCCGTCACCCGCAGGGTGTCCGCCGCCCGCGACCGCCTGCTGGAGGCGTACGCGGGACGCACGGTACTGCTGGTCACGCACGTGACCCCGGTCAAGACGCTGGTCCGCCTCGCGCTCGGCGCGCCCCCGGAGTCCCTGTTCAAGATGGAACTGTCGGCCGCCTCGCTGTCGGCGGTGGCCTACTACGCCGACGGCAACGCCTCGGTCCGCCTCCTGAACGACACCTCGCACCTGCGCTAGGCACACGCGCCGGAGCCCCCGCCACACTGTGGCGGGGGCTCCGGGCCGTTGCGACGGAGGACAGACGAGCCGGCCTGTACGCCGGGTTCTGTCGCCCGGAGACCTCGCGGTCGCCGGGGAGACGGCCATCCATCTAGGACCGGCGTTGCCGCCGGCCTCGTGCGGTCTACCCGCGGACTCGGGCGGGCAGCCCTCGATCGTCCGCGCAGGGCCGTCCGGAGACGACCCCTCTTGACCTTGCTCCGGGTGGGGTTTACCTAGCCGCCTGAGTCACCTCAGGCGCTGGTGGTCTCTTACACCACCGTTTCACCCTTACCGAGGGCCGAAGCCCCTGGCGGTCTGTTTTCTGTGGCACTGTCCCGCGGGTCACCCCGGGTGGGCGTTACCCACCACCCTGCCCTGTGGAGCCCGGACGTTCCTCGGCGGGATCCGAGGACCCCGACGCGGCCGCCCGGCCGACTCGTCTGTCGTGCCGACCATGCTACCGGCTCGGCCGTCACGGCTTGACCTTGCCGCAGCGGCAGGGTTTCTACTGGGCGCCATGCGGATCGGAGAAATCGCCGCCCTGGCGGGAGTCACGACCAGGGCGGTACGCCACTACCACCACATAGGCCTGCTCCCGGAACCGGCGCGGCTGACCAACGGGTACCGGACGTACACCGTCCGGGACGCCGTCCTGCTGGCCCGCGTGCGCAGGCTGACCGAACTCGGGCTGGGCCTGGACGAGGTGCGGGACGTCCTGGCCGACGACGCGGGGCGCGAGCTCGCCGAGATCCTGGCGGAGCTCGACGCGGACCTGGCCCGGCAACAGGACGAACTGGCCGCACGCCGGCGGCGGCTCGCGGAACTGTCCGGCGGGGACGCCCCGCCCGCGCTCGCCCGGCTGCTCGACGAGGCGCCGCCGACGTCCTCGCCCAGCGCCGTGCTCGACCGGGAGCACCTGACGCTGCTCGACGCGACCGGTGCCGGGACCCGGGAGCTGTACGCCGCACTGGCCCTGCTGGCCGCCGACCCGGCGGTACTCGCCCTGTACGAGAGGCTGGACGCGCTCGCCGACGCCGCGGCCGACGACCCCCGCATCCCGGCGCTCGCCGCCGACCTGGTGGCGGCAGTCCCCGACGAGGCGTTCGCGGCGATCGCGCCCGGCACGGGCCTCGACCTCCCCGGGTTCAAGGAGGCCCTGCTCGCCGAGTACGCCCCCGCGCAGGCGGAAGTCGTACGCCGGGTCATGGACGCCTTCGCGGAACGGGTCCGGGGATGAGGGGCGTAGGGGCTGTGCGGCGGCTGGTGGGCAACGAAGTGCGGGCCGCAGCCGCGCTCGGGCGGTGGGTGCTGCGCAAGCCGCCGCAGGGGGTCGGCGGGGGCGATGTCGCCGCCGGGTACACCGGACCGCAGACGGCCATGATGTACGGGCTGCTGTTCGTGGCCCTGGTGGAGACGGTCGCCCTGGAACTCCTCGTCCCCTGGCCCGTCGTGGCCCGGGTGCTGCTGGTCCTCGACGGGTACGGCGTCCTGGCGGTGCTCGCCCTGCACGCCGCCTGCGTGCAGCGGCCGCACGTCGTGCGCGCCGACGGCTCGCTGCGGATCCGCTACGGGGTCCTCTTCGGCCTCACCGTCCCGCCGGACGCGGTGGCCTCGGTCCGGGTGGAGCGCCGCTACCCCCAGGGGCGGCTCGTCACGGTGTCCGAGGACGGGGTGCTCGACCTGGTGGTCGGCGGTCAGACCACGGTGACCCTGGAGCTGGCCCGGCCGCTGGACTTCGTCCGGCCGCTCGGGGCCCGCGCGCGGGCCCGTACGGTCCGCTTCCACGCCGACGACCCCCGCGCGGTGGTCGCCGCCCTGAGGCGCGGACCCGCGGACCAGACGGCCTAGGCAGGGGCGAAGAGGATCTTGGACGTGCCCGGGTCGGACCGGGTGAGACGGACGCGGATGCGTTCGCCGAGGGGCAGCTGCGCCGTGGGGGACTCGATGCGGCCGACCACCGCCGGGTCCTCCAGCTGGACCGTTCCGATCTGCGGTTCGTGTTCCTTCACGTCGATCACCGTCGCCTCGAAGGTCTCGCCGACCCGGTCCTTGAGCACGGCCGCCTCGACCAGGTCCACGCACTCCCGCTCCGCGGTGTTCGCCAGCCGGGTGCCCTCCGCCATCTCGTGCGGCAGCGCCGACAGTGCGGCGACGGCCCACTCCGGCGGCTCGGCCCCGGCGGACGCCGCCACGCACAGTTCACCGGCGTACCGGTCGACCAGCCGGCGCAGCGGTGCGGTGCAGTGCGCGTACGGGGCCGCCACCGCGGCATGCAGCAGCGGGACGGGGGTCTGACCGGGGGCGAAGGCCGTGTACCCGGCGCCGCGCAGCAAGGTCGTGCACTCCTGGAGGAAGGCGGCGTGGGCGGGCAGGTGCGGGTCGAGGGAGCGGACGAGTTCCGCGTACGGGACGTGGTGGGGCCAGTCGATCCGCAGGGCCTTCGCCGCTCGCCGCAGCCGGCCGACCGCGCCGTCGGGGGCGCTGGGCAGGGTGCGCAGGATCCCGGTCCCGGCGGCGAGCATCATGTCGGCGGCGGCCATGCCCGTCATCAGGGAGATCTGGGCGTTCCAGGCGTCCGCCGGGAGCGGCACCCGGAAGGCGAGCGCGTAGGAGCCGGCCTGCTCCACCACCTCCTGCTCGGGCACGTTCAGGGAGATCCCGCCGCGCTCCACCTCCAGGGCCTCGCGGAGCGTCCCGACGGTCTTGAGCAGAGCGAGGGCCTCATCCGCCGTCCCGGAGTCGATGGCCTCCTGGACGGTGGCGTAGTCGAGTTTCGCCCGGCTGCGGACCAGGGCCCGGCGCACCTCCGCGCTCTCCACCCGGCCGTCGGCGTCCAGGTCGAGCCGCCACACCAGCGCGGGGCGGCTCTGGCCGGGCAGCAGGCTGGCCGCACCCTCCGAGAGCACGGCCGGGTGCAGCGGGACCTTCCCGTCGGGGAAGTAGAGGGTGGTGACCCGCCGGTGGGCTTCGGCGTCGAGGGCGCCGCCGGGGGTGACGAAGGCGGCGACATCGGCGATCGCGTAGTGCACGCGGTAGCCGCCGGAGGGACGTTTCGCCAGGTGCATGGCCTGGTCGAGGTCGACGGAGCCGGGCGGGTCGATGGTGAAGAAGGGGATGCCGGTCACGTCGGTCGACGGGAGGCGGGGGTGCGCGGCGGCCGACTCGGCCTCGGCGATCACGGCGGCGGGGAACTGCTTGGGCGCGCCCAGCCTCGTCCGCAGTGCGCGCAGCGCGGCCCGCAGCGCGGCCCCGTCCGCGCCGGTCATGTGCAGGTGACGGCGTGGCATGGACCGAGCCTATGGGGGGCGGCCCCGTACTGCCCGTCGAATCCCGCCGGGCGGACGCGTCGGTCCGCCCGCGCCGCGCCGTTTACGCTGGGCGCCGGGGGCCGCACCCCCTGCGCCGTGTCGTACCGAAGGAGAACCACCGTGCTCGTGCTGCTGCCGCCCTCCGAGGGAAAGGCCGCCGGGGGTTCCGGCGCACCACTGGACCTGGGATCGCTGTCGCTGCCCGGGCTGGCCGGGGCACGGGCGGCCGTGCTGGACGAGCTCGTCGAACTGTGCGCGGCCGACGAGACCAAGGCGCGCGAGGTGCTGGGCCTGAGCGAGGGCCTGCGGGGCGAGGTCGCCAAGAACGCGGAGCTGCGGTCGGCCGTCGCGCGGCCCGCCGGGGAGATCTACACCGGGGTGCTGTACGACGCCCTCGGCCTGGCCGGCCTCCCGGAGCCGGCGCGGGCCCGGGCCGAGCGGTCGCTGCTGGTGTTCTCCGGGCTGTGGGGCGCGGTGCGGATGACGGACCGGATCCCCACCTACCGGTGCTCGATGGGCGTGAAGCTGCCCGGGCTCGGCGCGCTGGGCGCGTACTGGCGGACGCCGATGGCGGAGGCCATGCCACAGGCGGCGGGGGAGGGCCTCGTGCTGGACCTGCGCTCCTCCGCGTACGCGTCGGCCTGGAAGCCGAAGGGGGAGGTCGCGGGGCGGACGGCGACCGTGCGGGTGCTGCACTCCCAGGTGGTCGACGGGGTGGAGAAGCGGTCGGTGGTGAGCCACTTCAACAAGGCGACGAAGGGCCGGCTGGTACGGGACCTGCTGCTGGCGGGCGCGGTACCGGGCAGCCCCGCGGAGCTGGTGGAGGCGCTGCGGGAGCTGGGCTACGCGGTGGAGGCGCAGGAGCCGGGCAAGCCGGCGAAGCCGTGGTCGCTGGACGTCGTGGTGACGCAGATCCACTGAGCCGGGACCGGGCGGCCGCTGCTACCAGAGGCGGTCGACCGGCCCCGGGTACAACGGGATCCGCGCGGCCGTGAACACCGCGCGGGTGGCCGCCGGGTCCGGGGTGAAGAAGGCCGCCAGGACGGACTTGTCGAAGCCCGGCCGGTCGCTCGGCAGCGGATCGGCCGGGGTGCCGCCGAGCAGGACCGTGCCGGGCAGGTGCGCGAAGCCGGCCGCCTCGTAGAACGGGGTCAGCTCCCGGTCGCAGCTGAACAGGGCCACGTCCACCTCCGGGTCGGCGGCCAGCAGCTCACGGGCCGCCCTCACCAGGCGGCCGCCGAGGCCCCGCCCGCGCAGCTCCGGCCGGGTCACCACCGCGCTGAGCCCGGACGCGCGGTACGTGCCGCCCGCGAACCGGATCTCCTTGCGCAGCAGGGTCAGGCAGGCGGCCACCACCCCGGCCCCTTCCCCGGCCCCCTCCCCGTCCCCGTCCCACAGCACCACGGTGCGCGGGGCCAGCGCCGGGTCGTGGCCGGACCCCGCCCCGGGCCAGGTCACCGCCTCCAGCGCCCCGACCTGCGCGGCGACCCCGGCCGGGAGCACCTCGTACACCTCGATCACGCGGCCGCGCCCGTCACGCGAGGGCCACCGCGGCGCCGCCCACCCGCACCCGGGCGTCACCCGGCCGCAGTTCCACCGTCAGGACCCCGGGCCGGCCCATGTCCTCTCCCTGGCGCAGCGTCAGCGTCGCCCCCTCCGGGACCAGCCCGAGCTCGCGCGCGTACGCCCCGAACGCGGCCGCCGCCGCCCCCGTGGCGGGGTCCTCGACGACGCCGCCGACCGGGAACGGGTCCCGGACGTGGAACAGCTCCGGGCCCTCGCGGTACACCAGCTGGACCGTGGTGAGGTCCAGGCGGCGCATCAGCGCCTCCAGCCGGGCGAAGTCGTAGTCCAGGCGGCCCAAGCGGGCGCGGGTCGCGGCGCCGAGCACGAGGTGGCGGGCCCCGGCGTAGGCGATGCACGGCGGGAAGGCCGGGTCGAGGTCGGCGGCCGGCCAGTCCAGCGCGGCCAGTGCCTCGGCGAGGTCCTCGGGGGACACGGCCTCGGTGTGCGGCTCGACGCTGGTCAGCACCGCCCGCAGGCCCCCGTCGGCCTCGGTCACCGATACCGGCACGGTGCCCGCCGGAGTCGCGAAGACGAGTGCGCCCGGACCGATCCGCTCGCCCAGCGCGACGGCGGTGGCGACGGTGGCGTGCCCGCAGAAGGAGACCTCCGCCTTCGGGCTGAAGAACCGCAGCGTGAAGCCCCGTCCGGGCTCGGCGTCCAGGTCCTGCGGCGGGGGAGTCAGGAACGCGGTCTCGCTGTACCCCAGCTCCGCCGCGATCTCGAGCATCCGCTCGTCGTCCAGCGCGCTCGCGTCGAGCACGACCCCGGCGGGGTTGCCGCCGGCCGGGTCGGTGGAGAAGGCGGTGTAGCGCAGCACCCGGGTCGGTTCCGTCGTATCAGTCATGATCAGCCCAACTCCCGGGACACCGGCCGTCATTCCCGTCCGCTCAGCCCCGCCCGATGTACGGCATGGCAGTCGCCATCACCGTCGCGAACTGCACGTTCGCCTCCAGCGGCAGCTCCGCCATGTGCACCACCGTGCGCGCCACGTCAGCCGCGTCCATCACGGGCTCCACGGCCAGCTGCCCGTTGGCCTGGAGGATGCCGCTCTGCATGCGCTGCGTCATCTCGGTCGCCGCGTTGCCGATGTCGATCTGCCCGCACGCGATCCGGTACGGCCGCCCGTCCAGCGACAGCGACTTCGTCAGACCCGTCATGGCGTGCTTGGTCGCGGTGTAGGCGATGGAGTGCGGGCGCGGCACGTGCGCCGAGATGGAGCCGTTGTTGATGAGCCGGCCGCCCTGCGGGTCCTGCGCCTTCATCTGCCGGAACGCCGCCTGCGCGCACAGGAAGGAACCGGTCAGGTTGACATCCACGACCGAGCGCCAGGCCTCGTACGTGATGTCCTCCAGCGGGACCCCGCCGGGGCCGAAGGTGCCGGCGTTGTTGAAGAGCAGGTCGAGCCGCCCGTACCGCTCCCGGACGGTTCGGAAGAGGGCGTCCACCTCGTCCGGATCGCTCACGTCCGCCCGTACGCACAGCATGTCGGCGCCGTCCCCGGCCGCCTCGGCGGTGTCCTCCAGCGGCTGCGCACGGCGCCCGGCCACCGCCACCGACCAGCCCGCGGCCGCCAGGGCGAGGGCGACGGAGCGGCCGATGCCGGAGCCGGCCCCGGTCACCACAGCGATCTTCTTCCCAGGTGCGTTCATGGGGCCGCAGGGTACGTCACAGCGGACATTCGCCCGCGGACGTTCCGACAGCTGAGAGCATGGGTCGGTCAAAGGTGCGAAAACGTACGACGAGACCCGACGAGACACGACGAGCCGACGACGAGAGTGGAGTTGCGCATGCCGGAGAGAGTCCCTGGGACGGCCCGCGGCCGCAAGCCGTCGTCCGCCCTCCCGCACCCCTCTCCGGCGGCGCGCCGAACCGGCCTGCTCGTCACCTTCATACTCGGCGGGCTGACCGCTCTGCCGCCGCTGTCCATGGACATGTACCTGCCGGCGCTGCCGCAGGTCACCTCCGCCCTGCACAGCCCCGCCGCCACGGTCCAGCTGACCTTGACCTCCTGCCTCGCCGGCATGGCACTGGGCCAGCTCGTCATCGGCCCGATGAGCGACAAGTGGGGGCGCCGCAGGCCCCTGCTGACCGGCATGATCGTCTACGTGCTGGCCACCGCCGTCTGCGCGCTCGCCCCCACCACCGAACTCCTCGTCGGCTTCCGGCTGGCCCAGGGCCTGGCCGGCGCGGCGGCCATCGTCATCGCCCGCGCCATCGTGCGCGACCTGTACGACGGGGTCGAGATGGCCCGGTTCTTCTCCACGCTGATGCTGATCTCCGGCGCCGCCCCGATCATCGCCCCGCTCATCGGCGGCCAGGTGCTGCGCTTCGCCGACTGGCGCGGGGTCTTCGTCGTCCTCACCGCCGTCGGCACGGCACTGACGCTGGTGGTGTGGCGGGCGCTCGACGAGACGCTGCCGCCCGAGCGGCGCCACACCGGAGGCGTGGGTGCCGCCCTGCGCACCATGCGCGGGCTGCTCGGCGACCGGGTCTTCGCCGGGTACACCCTGGCCGGCGGCTTCGCGTTCGCGGTGCTCTTCTCGTACATCTCCGCCTCGCCGTTCGTGGTCCAGGAGATCTACGGGGCTTCGCCGCAGCAGTTCAGCCTGCTGTTCGGCCTGAACTCGGTCGGCCTGATAGCGGTCGGCCAGATCAACGGCAAGCTGCTGGTGGGCCGGGTCAGCCTGGACAAGGTCCTGGCCTGCGGGCTCGCCGTCGTCACCGTGGACGCGGTCGCCCTGCTGCTGATGGCGGGCGGCGCGTTCGGGAAGGTGGGGCTGGCGCCGATGGCGGCCGGGCTCTTCGTGCTGATGTCGGCGATGGGCGTGCTGATGCCGAACACCAACGCGCAGGCGCTGATGCGTACGCCGCATGCCGCGGGGTCCGCGTCCGCGCTGCTCGGCACCTCCTCGTTCCTGGTCGGGGCGGTCGCCTCGCCGCTGGTCGGCATCGCGGGCGAGGACACGGCGGTGCCGATGGCGCTCGTCCAGCTCGTCTGCGCGCTGCTGTCGGCGGCCTGCTTCCTCGGGCTGTGCCGCCCGTGGCAGAACCGGGAGCCGCTGGTGGCCGCGGGTCAGTAGGCGGCCTCGGGCGGCCGCCGGCCGCGGCCGGGGCGCGGCCCGCGCCGGGCGCCGTAAACTTCCCGGGTGAACGCCTCCGCCGCCCTTCCCGCTTCCGGTCCCACCACCGCCGAGACCCTGCGCTCCGCGCTCGGCGGGCTGCTCGACGGGCTGCCGCCGAAGCAGGCCTCGGCGGCCGTCGAGCGGCTGATCGCCAACTACCGCGGCACGATCCCCACCGACGTGCCCGTGCTGCGCGACCGTTCGGACGTGGCGGCGTACGCGGCGTACCGGATGCCGGCCACCTTCGAAGCCGTACGTTCCGCCCTGGACGCCCTGGCGGAGGCCGCGCCCGAGTGGTCGCCGGGCTCGCACGTCGACGTGGGCGGCGGCACCGGCGCCGCGACCTGGGCGGCGGACGCCACCTGGGACGGCCCGCGCGCCACCACGGTGCTGGACTGGGCGGAGCCGGCGCTTGCCCTGGGCCGGGAACTGGCCTCGCGCTCCTCGTCGCCCGTGCTGCGCGCGGCCGAGTGGCGCCGGGCCGTCATCGGCGCCGGGACCACGATCCCGGAGGCGGACCTCGTGACCGTGTCGTACGTGCTCGGCGAACTCACCGTGGAGGCCCGCCGGGCGGTCGTCGCCGAGGCGGCGCGCGCCGGCCGGGCGGTGGTGCTGATCGAGCCGGGCACCCCCGAGGGCTACCTGCGCATCCGCGAGGCCCGCGGGCAGCTGATCGACGCCGGGATGACGGTGGCCGCGCCCTGCCCGCACGACGGGACCTGCCCGATCGAGGTCGGCCAGGACTGGTGCCACTTCTCGGCGCGGGTCAGCCGGTCCTCGCTGCACCGGCAGGTCAAGGGCGGCTCCCTCCCGTACGAGGACGAGAAGTTCAGCTACGTGGCCGCGACGCGCTTCCCCGTGGAGCCGGCCGCCTCCCGGATCACGCGCAGGCCGCAGATCCGGAAGGGGCTGGTCCTGCTGGACCTGTGCGGTCCGCCGCAGGAGGGCTTGACCCGGGCCACCGTGACCAAGCGCCACGGTGACCTCTACAAGGCGGCGCGGGACGCGGACTGGGGACAGGACTGGCCGCCCGCCCCCGAGCCGCGCTGACCCCCCGGGGTCAGGGCGCCGTCACGGCCGCAGCTCCTGCGTGCAGCACTTGATGCTGCCACCGCCCTTGAGCAGCTCGCCCAGATCCATCGGGATCGGCTCGAAGCCCCGCTCGCGCAGGGGTGTGAGCAGACCCGCCGCGGCCTGGGGGAGCAGGACGTGCAGGCCGTCGGAGACGGAGTTCAGGCCGAAGGCCGCCGCGTCCTCGTCGTCCACGATCAGGGCGTCGGGGAACAGCCGCCGCAAGACGGCCTGGCTGCCGGGCGAGAAGGCCGGCGGGTGGTACATGATCTCGTCGCCGTCCAGGACGCACAGGGCGGTGTCCAGGTGGTAGAAGCGCGGGTCCACCAGGTCGAGGCCGATGACGGGGCGGCCGAAGAACTCCTGCGCCTCGTCGTGCGAGAGCGGACTGGAACGGTAGCCCCGGCCCGCCAGGATGTAGGTGGCGGTGACGGCGAAGTCGCCCTCGCCCTCGTTGATGTGGGACGGCTCGTGGATGTCCCGGAAGCCGTGGGTCCGGAACCACTCCAGGTGGATCTCCGCCTCGGCGGAGCGTTCCGCGTAGGCGAACCGGGCCCCCAGCACGCGGCCGTCGATGACCAGGGCGCCGTTGGCCGCGTAGACCATGTCGGGCAGTGCGGGGTCCGGAACCAGGGTCTCGACGGTGTGGCCCAGGGCGCGGTAGCGGTCCCTCAGGTCTTCCCACTGGGCTTGTGCGAGGGGCAGGTCCACCGGTTTCGCGGGGTCCATCCACGGGTTGATGGAGTACGTGACCTTGAAGTGCGCGGGTGGGCACATCAGGTAGCGCCGGGGTGTGGCGTCTCTGCGCAAAGAAGGCTCCTCACGACTGACTCGCGGTGCGTGTGCTGTGCGTGTGCAGAGAATCGTCTCTCCTCGACGT
This Streptomyces sp. NBC_00539 DNA region includes the following protein-coding sequences:
- a CDS encoding zinc ribbon domain-containing protein, which translates into the protein MNAEPADQIRLLDVQALDVRLSQLAHKRKSLPEHAEVDSLTKDLTQQRDLLVAAQTQASDAAREQTKAEQDVDQVRQRAARDQARLDSGAGISARDLANLQSEVVSLAKRQGDLEDVVLEVMERLEAAQARVTELTERVSGLEAKLADATARRDAATAELDAEAAGITKDREVIVASMPQALMALYEKIRVKQGGVGAARLYQRRCEGCRLELDMAEVNEIKAAARDQVVRHDNCGRILVRTADSGI
- a CDS encoding bifunctional RNase H/acid phosphatase gives rise to the protein MPRLVRFVVEADGGSRGNPGPAGYGAVVLDPATGETLAERAEYIGVATNNVAEYKGLIAGLKAARELAPDALVLVRMDSKLVVEQMSGRWKIKHPDMKPLATEAAAILPRAQVTYEWIPRERNKHADRLANEAMDAGRNGRQWEPSASSAALDHSVARALATPPPSGPPGDATAGAAAVRAALAAPSVTPAPAAGAEQAADTLFAEPGPATPAPAPGWGPDLGTPATFVLLRHGETALTPQKRFSGSGGSDPELSPAGRRQAAAVAGALAARGTVEAVVSSPLRRCRETAQAVADRLGLPVVIEEGLRETDFGAWEGLTFAEVGERFPDDLQAWLDSPKAAPSGGGESFTAVTRRVSAARDRLLEAYAGRTVLLVTHVTPVKTLVRLALGAPPESLFKMELSAASLSAVAYYADGNASVRLLNDTSHLR
- a CDS encoding MerR family transcriptional regulator codes for the protein MRIGEIAALAGVTTRAVRHYHHIGLLPEPARLTNGYRTYTVRDAVLLARVRRLTELGLGLDEVRDVLADDAGRELAEILAELDADLARQQDELAARRRRLAELSGGDAPPALARLLDEAPPTSSPSAVLDREHLTLLDATGAGTRELYAALALLAADPAVLALYERLDALADAAADDPRIPALAADLVAAVPDEAFAAIAPGTGLDLPGFKEALLAEYAPAQAEVVRRVMDAFAERVRG
- a CDS encoding RNB domain-containing ribonuclease; amino-acid sequence: MPRRHLHMTGADGAALRAALRALRTRLGAPKQFPAAVIAEAESAAAHPRLPSTDVTGIPFFTIDPPGSVDLDQAMHLAKRPSGGYRVHYAIADVAAFVTPGGALDAEAHRRVTTLYFPDGKVPLHPAVLSEGAASLLPGQSRPALVWRLDLDADGRVESAEVRRALVRSRAKLDYATVQEAIDSGTADEALALLKTVGTLREALEVERGGISLNVPEQEVVEQAGSYALAFRVPLPADAWNAQISLMTGMAAADMMLAAGTGILRTLPSAPDGAVGRLRRAAKALRIDWPHHVPYAELVRSLDPHLPAHAAFLQECTTLLRGAGYTAFAPGQTPVPLLHAAVAAPYAHCTAPLRRLVDRYAGELCVAASAGAEPPEWAVAALSALPHEMAEGTRLANTAERECVDLVEAAVLKDRVGETFEATVIDVKEHEPQIGTVQLEDPAVVGRIESPTAQLPLGERIRVRLTRSDPGTSKILFAPA
- the yaaA gene encoding peroxide stress protein YaaA translates to MLVLLPPSEGKAAGGSGAPLDLGSLSLPGLAGARAAVLDELVELCAADETKAREVLGLSEGLRGEVAKNAELRSAVARPAGEIYTGVLYDALGLAGLPEPARARAERSLLVFSGLWGAVRMTDRIPTYRCSMGVKLPGLGALGAYWRTPMAEAMPQAAGEGLVLDLRSSAYASAWKPKGEVAGRTATVRVLHSQVVDGVEKRSVVSHFNKATKGRLVRDLLLAGAVPGSPAELVEALRELGYAVEAQEPGKPAKPWSLDVVVTQIH
- a CDS encoding GNAT family N-acetyltransferase codes for the protein MIEVYEVLPAGVAAQVGALEAVTWPGAGSGHDPALAPRTVVLWDGDGEGAGEGAGVVAACLTLLRKEIRFAGGTYRASGLSAVVTRPELRGRGLGGRLVRAARELLAADPEVDVALFSCDRELTPFYEAAGFAHLPGTVLLGGTPADPLPSDRPGFDKSVLAAFFTPDPAATRAVFTAARIPLYPGPVDRLW
- a CDS encoding PhzF family phenazine biosynthesis protein; translation: MTDTTEPTRVLRYTAFSTDPAGGNPAGVVLDASALDDERMLEIAAELGYSETAFLTPPPQDLDAEPGRGFTLRFFSPKAEVSFCGHATVATAVALGERIGPGALVFATPAGTVPVSVTEADGGLRAVLTSVEPHTEAVSPEDLAEALAALDWPAADLDPAFPPCIAYAGARHLVLGAATRARLGRLDYDFARLEALMRRLDLTTVQLVYREGPELFHVRDPFPVGGVVEDPATGAAAAAFGAYARELGLVPEGATLTLRQGEDMGRPGVLTVELRPGDARVRVGGAAVALA
- a CDS encoding SDR family oxidoreductase: MNAPGKKIAVVTGAGSGIGRSVALALAAAGWSVAVAGRRAQPLEDTAEAAGDGADMLCVRADVSDPDEVDALFRTVRERYGRLDLLFNNAGTFGPGGVPLEDITYEAWRSVVDVNLTGSFLCAQAAFRQMKAQDPQGGRLINNGSISAHVPRPHSIAYTATKHAMTGLTKSLSLDGRPYRIACGQIDIGNAATEMTQRMQSGILQANGQLAVEPVMDAADVARTVVHMAELPLEANVQFATVMATAMPYIGRG
- a CDS encoding Bcr/CflA family multidrug efflux MFS transporter — translated: MPERVPGTARGRKPSSALPHPSPAARRTGLLVTFILGGLTALPPLSMDMYLPALPQVTSALHSPAATVQLTLTSCLAGMALGQLVIGPMSDKWGRRRPLLTGMIVYVLATAVCALAPTTELLVGFRLAQGLAGAAAIVIARAIVRDLYDGVEMARFFSTLMLISGAAPIIAPLIGGQVLRFADWRGVFVVLTAVGTALTLVVWRALDETLPPERRHTGGVGAALRTMRGLLGDRVFAGYTLAGGFAFAVLFSYISASPFVVQEIYGASPQQFSLLFGLNSVGLIAVGQINGKLLVGRVSLDKVLACGLAVVTVDAVALLLMAGGAFGKVGLAPMAAGLFVLMSAMGVLMPNTNAQALMRTPHAAGSASALLGTSSFLVGAVASPLVGIAGEDTAVPMALVQLVCALLSAACFLGLCRPWQNREPLVAAGQ
- a CDS encoding small ribosomal subunit Rsm22 family protein, giving the protein MNASAALPASGPTTAETLRSALGGLLDGLPPKQASAAVERLIANYRGTIPTDVPVLRDRSDVAAYAAYRMPATFEAVRSALDALAEAAPEWSPGSHVDVGGGTGAATWAADATWDGPRATTVLDWAEPALALGRELASRSSSPVLRAAEWRRAVIGAGTTIPEADLVTVSYVLGELTVEARRAVVAEAARAGRAVVLIEPGTPEGYLRIREARGQLIDAGMTVAAPCPHDGTCPIEVGQDWCHFSARVSRSSLHRQVKGGSLPYEDEKFSYVAATRFPVEPAASRITRRPQIRKGLVLLDLCGPPQEGLTRATVTKRHGDLYKAARDADWGQDWPPAPEPR